One part of the Equus caballus isolate H_3958 breed thoroughbred chromosome 30, TB-T2T, whole genome shotgun sequence genome encodes these proteins:
- the ATP6V1G3 gene encoding V-type proton ATPase subunit G 3, translated as MTSQSQGIQQLLQAEKRAKDKLEEAKKRKGKRLKQAKEEAMAEIDQYRMQRDKEFRLKQSKIMGSQSSLSEEIEEQTQGQIKELNGSYSKYMENVMNQLLSVVCDVKPEIHMNYRITN; from the exons ATGACCAGCCAGTCTCAGGGGATCCAACAGCTCCTTCAGgcagaaaaaagggcaaaggacaaGCTAGAGGAAGCCAAGAAGA gaaaagggaagagattgAAGCAAGCTAAGGAAGAAGCGATGGCAGAAATCGACCAGTACAGAATGCAGAGAGATAAGGAATTTCGACTAAAACAATCTAAG ATAATGGGATCTCAGAGCAGTCTctcagaagaaatagaagaacaaacacaAGGGCAGATAAAAGAACTGAATGGAAGTTACAGCAAGTACATGGAGAATGTGATGAACCAGCTCTTGAGTGTTGTCTGTGACGTGAAACCAGAAATCCACATGAACTACAGAATCACCAACTAA